In a single window of the Campylobacter hyointestinalis subsp. lawsonii genome:
- a CDS encoding D-2-hydroxyacid dehydrogenase: protein MGKENSLKIVCLDADTLGGDIDLSSYFSEFDFTSYPKTDPSNTIQRLQNADIVITNKVLITKEVIAQTNLKLICVSATGVNNIDLEAAKAANIPVKNVAGYSTASVAQQTFASLLTLRNQVAYYDEYCKRENGWAASPIFVHLNKPIFELEGKSFCVIGLGEIGKKVANIARSFGCVVSYYSTSGLNQNNEFKQVSFDEALKSDIISIHSPLNENTKGLFDEKALSNLKDGATLMNYGRGGIVDETAVAKLIDEREIYFASDVLETEPMKKNHPFLNVKNRHRLLITPHIAWASVEARKRLLNLIVKNIKDFIKG from the coding sequence ATGGGCAAAGAAAATAGTTTAAAAATCGTCTGCTTAGATGCTGATACTCTTGGCGGAGATATAGACTTGAGTTCATATTTTAGTGAGTTTGACTTTACAAGCTATCCAAAGACAGATCCTTCAAATACCATTCAAAGGCTACAAAACGCTGATATAGTCATCACGAATAAGGTTTTAATAACCAAAGAAGTCATCGCACAAACAAATTTAAAACTGATTTGTGTAAGCGCAACTGGGGTGAATAATATAGACCTAGAAGCAGCAAAAGCAGCAAATATCCCTGTGAAAAATGTAGCTGGTTATTCGACTGCGAGTGTGGCACAGCAAACTTTTGCGTCGCTTTTGACGCTGCGAAATCAAGTCGCTTATTATGATGAGTATTGTAAGCGTGAAAATGGCTGGGCTGCTAGTCCTATTTTTGTGCATTTAAATAAGCCGATTTTTGAGCTAGAAGGCAAAAGCTTTTGTGTAATCGGACTTGGTGAGATCGGTAAAAAAGTAGCTAATATTGCAAGAAGCTTTGGATGCGTTGTGAGTTATTATTCAACTAGCGGTTTAAATCAAAATAATGAATTCAAACAAGTAAGCTTTGATGAAGCTTTAAAATCAGATATCATAAGCATACATTCCCCATTAAATGAAAACACAAAGGGACTTTTTGATGAAAAAGCCTTATCAAATTTAAAAGATGGTGCTACTCTTATGAACTATGGCAGAGGCGGGATAGTAGATGAAACAGCAGTGGCAAAACTCATCGATGAGCGTGAAATTTACTTTGCAAGTGATGTTTTAGAAACTGAACCTATGAAAAAAAATCATCCATTTTTGAATGTCAAAAACAGACACAGACTTCTCATCACGCCTCATATCGCTTGGGCTAGTGTAGAGGCTAGGAAAAGACTATTAAATTTAATAGTAAAAAATATCAAAGATTTTATAAAAGGATGA
- the nfo gene encoding deoxyribonuclease IV has protein sequence MKKIGAHVSASGGVQNAPLNAAKIGADAFALFVKNQRQWSAKPLANEDIEAFKLNLKISNINTKHILPHNSYLINLGHPETQQRQKSIDAFLDEIERLGALGLEMINFHPGSHLNLISEIQCLKNIANSINYILEHSQNITLVIENTAGQGSNMGYKFEHLAYLIKNTADKNRIGVCIDTCHLFAAGYDIKDKQSYAKTMGEFENLIGFEYLKGMHINDSKCDLGSKKDRHESLGKGYLGWSSFENIMNDDRIDEIPLILETIDDSIWKDEIEHLRNLIKGYR, from the coding sequence TTGAAGAAAATCGGAGCGCACGTAAGTGCTAGTGGCGGAGTGCAAAATGCTCCGTTAAACGCCGCAAAAATTGGTGCTGATGCGTTTGCGTTATTTGTAAAAAATCAAAGGCAATGGAGTGCAAAACCACTAGCAAATGAAGATATAGAAGCATTTAAACTAAATTTAAAAATATCAAATATCAATACCAAACACATACTTCCGCACAATAGTTATCTTATAAATCTAGGTCATCCAGAGACTCAGCAAAGACAAAAAAGCATAGATGCATTTTTAGATGAGATAGAACGCTTGGGGGCTCTAGGACTTGAGATGATAAACTTTCACCCCGGCTCTCATCTAAATTTGATAAGTGAAATACAATGTTTAAAGAACATAGCAAATTCCATAAACTATATCTTAGAGCATTCGCAAAATATCACTTTAGTCATAGAAAATACAGCTGGTCAAGGCTCAAATATGGGGTATAAATTCGAACATCTCGCCTACCTCATAAAAAACACGGCTGATAAAAATAGAATAGGCGTTTGCATAGATACTTGTCATCTTTTTGCCGCAGGATACGACATCAAAGATAAACAAAGCTATGCAAAAACTATGGGCGAGTTTGAAAACTTGATAGGTTTTGAGTATCTAAAAGGAATGCATATAAATGATAGCAAATGCGATCTTGGCTCAAAAAAAGATCGTCACGAAAGCCTAGGAAAAGGATATCTTGGGTGGAGCAGTTTTGAAAATATTATGAACGATGATAGGATAGATGAGATACCACTTATCTTAGAAACTATAGATGATAGCATATGGAAAGATGAGATAGAGCATTTAAGAAATTTGATAAAAGGATATAGATGA
- a CDS encoding YajQ family cyclic di-GMP-binding protein codes for MADEHSFDISASVDLMEVKNALEIAKKEVGSRFDFKGLKAEIELNEKDKTITLLSSSDNKIDALKDIVLSKLIKRDIPPVAISEEKRESASGANTKCTLKLNDTIDKESAKTITKAIKDSKIKVSASIRGEEIRVVSKSIDDLQATIKLVKELGLNLPLSFKNLK; via the coding sequence ATGGCTGACGAACATAGTTTTGATATAAGTGCAAGTGTTGATCTTATGGAGGTCAAAAACGCTTTGGAAATCGCTAAAAAAGAGGTTGGTTCTAGATTTGACTTTAAAGGACTAAAAGCTGAGATAGAGTTAAATGAAAAAGACAAAACCATAACTTTACTTAGCTCAAGCGACAACAAGATCGATGCTTTAAAAGATATAGTTTTAAGCAAACTCATAAAGCGTGATATTCCGCCTGTAGCCATTAGTGAAGAAAAAAGAGAGAGTGCAAGTGGAGCAAATACAAAATGCACTTTAAAGCTCAATGATACGATAGATAAAGAGAGTGCAAAGACCATAACAAAGGCGATAAAAGATTCAAAGATTAAAGTGAGCGCTAGTATCAGAGGCGAAGAGATAAGAGTTGTAAGTAAGAGCATAGATGATCTTCAAGCAACTATAAAACTTGTAAAAGAGCTTGGGTTAAATTTACCACTTAGCTTTAAAAACTTAAAATAA
- a CDS encoding fatty acid--CoA ligase has translation MEYKFNNYYEMLNSSASLHPKNIAIFSEKAKLSYKELKLKVDQTITFLRDNQIAKNDKVAMIVTNCEEFVISFFAITAIGAIPVPINTFLKKDEFRYILNDCQAKMLIVSNSHLKEIDGLEMSSLKVVVIGEFKNSEFKNSAYQSFKDAFYKAIDKDFVSPVKLEDTASIIYTSGTTGHPKGAVISYKNVFSNILGINEIFSITHKDRFIVYLPMFHSFTLTVMVIMPIYSASGEVIVKSVFPFPNVLKQTLLKRVTVFLGVPAIYSAMAKAKIPWYFKWFNAIRYFVCGSAPLARQTIEDFERIFPRAKLLEGYGLSECSPLVSVNRPENKKVSSVGLPLPKFDVKIVDDEMIEVKTGEVGEIIVKGDNVMQGYLNNPTATDEVIINGWLRTGDLGKVDSDGFLYIVDRLKDLIISKGQNIYPREIEELIYKIEEVQACAVIGIKDENEDEDVVAFIQLKEDMVLSEAKVKAFLKNHLANFKIPKHVYFADELPKNAAGKVLKRVLKENIKGKIN, from the coding sequence ATGGAATATAAATTTAACAACTACTATGAGATGCTTAATAGCTCAGCTTCTTTACATCCTAAAAATATAGCGATTTTCTCAGAAAAAGCAAAACTATCTTATAAAGAATTAAAATTAAAAGTAGATCAAACCATAACTTTTTTACGAGATAATCAAATAGCTAAAAATGACAAAGTAGCTATGATAGTGACAAACTGCGAAGAATTTGTCATATCGTTTTTTGCCATCACAGCCATAGGAGCGATCCCCGTTCCCATAAACACTTTTTTAAAAAAAGATGAATTTAGATATATACTAAATGATTGTCAAGCTAAAATGCTGATAGTCTCAAACTCTCATTTAAAAGAGATAGATGGCTTAGAGATGTCATCTTTAAAAGTAGTTGTGATCGGTGAATTTAAAAATAGTGAATTTAAAAATAGTGCTTATCAAAGTTTCAAAGACGCTTTTTATAAAGCCATAGATAAAGATTTTGTTTCACCCGTCAAGCTTGAAGACACTGCTAGCATCATCTATACTTCAGGAACTACTGGCCATCCAAAAGGTGCAGTTATCAGCTATAAAAACGTATTTTCAAACATACTTGGCATAAATGAGATATTTAGCATAACTCACAAAGATAGGTTTATCGTTTATCTTCCTATGTTTCATAGCTTTACGCTTACTGTTATGGTTATAATGCCTATATATAGTGCAAGTGGTGAAGTTATCGTTAAATCCGTATTTCCATTTCCAAATGTTTTAAAACAGACTTTGCTCAAAAGAGTAACCGTATTTTTAGGAGTTCCTGCTATTTACAGCGCTATGGCAAAAGCCAAAATTCCGTGGTATTTTAAATGGTTTAACGCCATAAGATATTTTGTATGTGGCTCAGCTCCGCTGGCTCGTCAAACCATAGAAGATTTTGAGCGAATTTTTCCACGTGCCAAACTTCTTGAAGGATACGGGCTTAGCGAGTGCTCACCGCTAGTAAGTGTAAATCGTCCCGAAAATAAAAAAGTCTCAAGTGTAGGGCTTCCGCTTCCAAAATTTGACGTAAAAATAGTAGATGATGAAATGATAGAAGTAAAAACAGGGGAAGTTGGAGAGATCATCGTAAAAGGTGATAACGTCATGCAAGGATATTTAAATAATCCTACGGCTACTGATGAAGTGATCATAAATGGCTGGCTAAGGACAGGAGATCTTGGAAAAGTAGATAGCGATGGATTTTTATATATAGTAGATCGCTTAAAAGATCTCATCATCTCTAAAGGACAAAATATATATCCTAGAGAGATCGAAGAGCTCATCTACAAAATAGAAGAAGTTCAGGCGTGTGCGGTGATCGGCATAAAAGACGAAAACGAAGATGAAGACGTGGTTGCGTTTATACAGCTAAAAGAAGATATGGTCTTAAGCGAAGCTAAAGTCAAGGCTTTTTTAAAAAATCATCTTGCAAATTTCAAGATACCAAAACATGTTTATTTCGCAGATGAATTACCAAAAAATGCAGCTGGCAAAGTTTTAAAAAGAGTTCTGAAAGAAAATATCAAAGGCAAAATAAATTGA
- a CDS encoding ATP-binding protein, whose amino-acid sequence MKYLKDFLENNTNSEIFTILECDKDEIKILQYMTNHYINGVSSATVFDVLNAIFKEENLKYLEYISQIKNLIDMGYLVHNFSFLKENVKQKSSKLSMLYNEIELSEQFLRLLEDGKTINLMPANEPYNDHLEYLKDEFLRVELYQKRLNNHSQNAKSKLDKKIKNLESIIEDRLKISKIHLACEQIFKENSLNEKEQIIFLALLKEEYSGEFETLRDLNTLVSLVSKDDMERMKNRSLLEEGSNLLENALIDYDEVLNAFGSVSRSFFINEDILQLIMHPQNSKKRRKLKLETMVSKSDIFELIEPSSDLNDVVLNDQTKELLDNILKQTDKKVINRLNSWGIKSQKSVSVKVIFYGSPGTGKTMSALSLAKSLKKQILSFDCSKILSKYVGESEQNVRKIFDTYKEICAKTKTEPVLLLNEADQFLSTRTDSSSGSDKMHNQMQNIFLEQIEKFEGVLVATTNFMQSLDHAFSRRFDYKIEFKKPDLAARLKIWQKIIPQNASFEEDFSLEELAKFELSGAQIVLVLKNTALKVACDDEGIFTMEAFEKEIKRELSSSFGEDKKVGLL is encoded by the coding sequence TTGAAATATCTAAAAGATTTTTTAGAAAATAATACAAATTCGGAGATTTTCACGATTTTAGAATGCGATAAAGATGAGATCAAAATCTTGCAGTACATGACAAATCACTACATAAATGGAGTTAGCTCAGCTACTGTATTTGACGTGCTTAATGCTATTTTTAAAGAAGAAAATTTAAAATATTTAGAATACATATCTCAGATAAAAAATCTGATCGATATGGGCTATTTGGTACATAATTTTTCATTTTTAAAAGAAAACGTCAAACAAAAATCATCTAAGCTAAGTATGCTTTATAACGAAATAGAGTTAAGCGAACAATTTTTAAGACTACTTGAAGATGGAAAAACTATAAATTTAATGCCTGCTAATGAGCCATATAATGATCACTTAGAATACCTAAAAGATGAGTTTTTACGAGTAGAGCTTTATCAAAAAAGGTTAAATAATCACAGCCAAAACGCCAAATCAAAACTAGATAAAAAAATAAAAAATTTAGAAAGTATCATCGAAGATCGCCTAAAGATCAGTAAAATTCATCTAGCCTGTGAGCAAATTTTTAAAGAAAATAGTCTCAATGAAAAAGAGCAGATAATATTTCTAGCGCTTTTAAAAGAGGAGTATAGTGGTGAGTTTGAAACGCTAAGAGATCTAAATACGCTAGTAAGCTTAGTCAGCAAAGACGATATGGAGCGGATGAAAAACAGAAGCTTGCTTGAAGAAGGCTCAAATTTACTTGAAAACGCGCTTATCGATTATGACGAAGTTTTAAATGCTTTTGGAAGCGTAAGCAGGAGTTTTTTTATAAATGAAGATATATTACAACTAATCATGCATCCTCAAAACTCTAAAAAAAGAAGAAAACTTAAGCTAGAAACGATGGTAAGCAAGAGCGATATATTCGAACTTATCGAGCCAAGCAGCGACTTAAACGACGTAGTTTTAAACGATCAAACCAAAGAGCTATTAGATAATATCCTAAAACAAACGGATAAAAAAGTAATAAATAGGCTAAATAGTTGGGGCATAAAGAGTCAAAAAAGCGTATCGGTTAAAGTCATATTTTACGGAAGTCCTGGAACTGGCAAAACAATGAGCGCCTTAAGTCTTGCAAAAAGTCTCAAAAAACAAATTCTTAGCTTTGACTGCTCAAAAATACTAAGCAAATACGTAGGCGAAAGTGAGCAAAACGTCCGTAAGATCTTTGATACATATAAAGAAATCTGCGCAAAAACAAAAACAGAACCGGTCTTACTGCTAAATGAAGCCGATCAATTTTTATCAACGCGCACGGACTCTAGTAGTGGAAGCGATAAAATGCATAACCAAATGCAAAATATTTTTTTAGAACAGATAGAAAAATTTGAAGGTGTTCTTGTCGCGACTACGAATTTTATGCAAAGTTTGGATCACGCATTTTCGAGAAGATTTGATTATAAGATAGAATTTAAAAAACCAGATCTAGCAGCAAGGCTAAAAATTTGGCAAAAGATCATCCCGCAAAATGCTAGTTTTGAAGAAGATTTTAGTTTAGAAGAGTTGGCTAAATTTGAACTAAGCGGAGCCCAAATAGTTCTTGTGCTAAAAAATACTGCTCTTAAAGTGGCTTGCGATGATGAGGGAATCTTTACTATGGAAGCTTTTGAAAAAGAGATAAAAAGAGAGCTAAGCTCATCTTTTGGAGAAGATAAAAAAGTCGGACTTTTATAA
- a CDS encoding disulfide isomerase has translation MLKFKKLVVVSLLTLSTTLSAITEGVEYTKLKGSEIIQGADDKIIELFSYACIHCYNHFKIGTLKFVSEFLPEFKYEEWQVKQMGEFGYQIAEVLAYAKMIDEKNFINNSLNEKSAYHQVMKAYFEGYFKYRQRWGTQEAFYEVGANAIKEATKTDVSVQDILDYASSEKGKSFVKRFDDGLAIAKISGTPAFVVKGKYLVNLEKVNSQEELVEIIKALVKLD, from the coding sequence ATGCTTAAATTTAAAAAATTAGTAGTCGTAAGTTTGCTTACTCTTAGCACTACTTTAAGTGCGATCACAGAGGGCGTAGAATATACAAAATTAAAAGGTAGTGAGATTATACAAGGTGCTGATGATAAAATCATAGAGCTTTTTAGCTACGCTTGTATTCACTGCTATAACCATTTTAAAATTGGTACATTAAAGTTTGTATCAGAGTTTTTGCCAGAGTTTAAATACGAAGAGTGGCAAGTAAAGCAGATGGGAGAATTTGGCTATCAAATAGCTGAGGTTTTAGCGTATGCAAAAATGATCGATGAGAAAAATTTTATAAACAACTCGCTAAATGAAAAGTCGGCTTATCATCAAGTTATGAAAGCGTATTTTGAAGGATATTTTAAATATAGACAAAGATGGGGCACTCAAGAAGCATTTTATGAAGTTGGTGCAAACGCCATAAAAGAAGCTACTAAAACAGATGTGAGCGTACAAGATATACTAGACTATGCTAGTAGTGAAAAAGGCAAGAGCTTTGTAAAAAGATTTGATGATGGGTTAGCTATAGCTAAGATCAGCGGAACTCCTGCTTTTGTAGTAAAAGGAAAATATTTAGTAAATTTAGAAAAAGTAAATAGTCAAGAAGAATTAGTCGAAATCATAAAAGCTTTGGTAAAGTTAGACTAA
- a CDS encoding UbiX family flavin prenyltransferase codes for MKILVGITGASGANLGVNLANMVSNLGHEVHLIISENAKISMEKEGFDTDDLNSNVITHQNGEIYSSPASGSSKFDKMIVAPCSINTLAKISCSLADNLITRAAAVMLKEHKTLILAVREMPFSAISLRQMSELSALGIIIAPPVLAYYSNPKNLDEMENFIIGKWLDLLGIEHDIFRRWS; via the coding sequence GTGAAAATACTAGTAGGTATAACAGGAGCTAGTGGAGCTAATTTGGGTGTAAATCTAGCAAATATGGTATCAAATTTAGGTCACGAAGTTCATCTCATCATCAGTGAAAATGCAAAAATTTCTATGGAAAAAGAAGGTTTTGATACAGATGATCTAAATTCAAATGTTATCACGCATCAAAATGGTGAAATTTATTCAAGCCCAGCTAGTGGTTCATCTAAATTTGATAAGATGATAGTTGCGCCTTGTAGCATCAACACTCTAGCTAAAATTTCTTGCTCTTTGGCAGATAATCTCATAACAAGAGCGGCTGCCGTTATGCTAAAAGAGCACAAAACACTTATTTTGGCTGTTAGAGAAATGCCATTTTCGGCTATATCTCTTCGCCAAATGAGCGAATTATCAGCCTTAGGAATTATCATCGCGCCACCTGTTTTAGCCTACTACTCAAACCCAAAAAATTTAGATGAAATGGAAAACTTTATAATCGGTAAGTGGCTTGATCTGCTTGGCATAGAACACGATATATTTAGGCGTTGGAGTTAG
- a CDS encoding sulfite exporter TauE/SafE family protein: protein MEFSYIFIGIVAGIFSGLFGIGGGMIIVPFMLSVGMSSHNAIAISVFQMMFSSVFGSFMNYKKRNLNINDGILVGLGGLVGASFSGTIVRLFSDVALTSVFLCLSIIFFLKYAFGIKNVVIQTKRNELQKRLILIGAGTLTGVFAISLGIGGGLLIAPILGYTLGFDSKKVVPISLFFVIFASLSGTISFISSGVINKDIVNAGISVGISSMIGVIIGIKIIEKMQVKAHKKVLLGVYLLSIILTFIGLLRKLEILSF, encoded by the coding sequence ATGGAATTTTCTTATATATTCATCGGAATTGTTGCTGGTATCTTTTCTGGGCTTTTTGGGATCGGCGGAGGTATGATCATCGTGCCATTTATGTTAAGTGTAGGTATGAGCTCTCATAATGCCATAGCGATTTCTGTTTTTCAGATGATGTTTTCGTCGGTATTTGGCTCTTTTATGAACTACAAAAAGAGAAATTTAAATATAAATGATGGTATATTAGTAGGGCTAGGAGGATTAGTAGGTGCTAGTTTTAGCGGAACTATAGTAAGGCTATTTTCAGATGTAGCATTGACTAGTGTATTTTTATGTTTGAGTATAATATTTTTCTTAAAATACGCATTTGGCATAAAAAACGTAGTTATTCAAACCAAAAGAAATGAACTACAAAAACGCCTTATTTTGATAGGCGCAGGAACTTTAACTGGTGTTTTTGCCATATCTTTAGGTATCGGCGGTGGATTGCTTATAGCTCCTATTTTGGGATATACTCTAGGGTTTGATAGTAAAAAAGTCGTACCGATATCTCTATTTTTTGTGATATTCGCATCGCTTTCTGGTACCATTTCTTTCATAAGTTCTGGTGTTATAAATAAAGATATAGTAAATGCAGGCATTAGCGTTGGCATATCATCTATGATAGGAGTCATTATAGGTATAAAAATCATAGAAAAAATGCAAGTAAAAGCTCACAAAAAAGTACTTCTTGGAGTTTATCTACTATCAATAATACTTACATTTATAGGGTTATTAAGAAAACTAGAAATTCTAAGTTTTTAA
- a CDS encoding OmpP1/FadL family transporter, with the protein MIYKKIAVLVGVVCYLQAAGYKIPEQSSDAVALGASNIASSFGPDAAYYNPANMMYVEDIRHYFENSFTYIHLAKHSFSPDVLNANNYHTTSKSSDFLVPTFHFVSPEYITNWRFGLSFVVPAGLSISWNDKYPASTAKLFSLKVFELNPSVAYRVTDEISIGGGFRVIYATGKAETNPNGSIGGGVINLDAHREIDGDDINFGWNAAITYKPTDELSLAATYRSKVDLNLEGNAKITSKSTPAIPPFNGSYDGHVDVSIPLPATLILALSYKIKDVTLLTAYERTYWSKLERFDFNYGGTTIPASAVFDRPVEKNWKDSNTYRFGVVWDINTKFRLMGGFAYDESPSDPKLIGFELPDTSAYVYSLGFNYKFNEDIELAFGYLYQDRKDRHIDKSDLANSFNNVVGNMKNGDAQLVNLGIKYRF; encoded by the coding sequence ATGATTTATAAAAAAATAGCTGTTCTAGTAGGCGTGGTTTGCTACTTGCAAGCAGCAGGCTATAAGATACCAGAGCAAAGTAGTGATGCTGTAGCTTTAGGAGCATCAAACATCGCTTCTAGCTTTGGCCCAGATGCTGCTTATTACAACCCAGCAAATATGATGTATGTTGAGGATATTAGACATTATTTTGAAAACTCATTTACGTATATCCATTTAGCAAAGCACTCATTTAGTCCTGATGTTTTAAATGCTAACAACTACCATACAACTTCTAAAAGCTCAGACTTTTTAGTTCCTACCTTTCATTTCGTATCGCCTGAATACATTACAAACTGGCGCTTTGGACTTAGTTTTGTAGTACCTGCTGGACTATCCATAAGCTGGAATGATAAATACCCCGCATCAACCGCAAAGCTTTTTTCGCTCAAGGTTTTTGAACTAAATCCTAGCGTAGCCTATAGAGTTACTGATGAGATTAGCATAGGCGGTGGATTTAGAGTCATTTATGCGACTGGCAAAGCAGAAACAAATCCAAATGGCAGTATAGGCGGTGGAGTCATAAACTTAGATGCTCATAGAGAGATTGATGGCGATGATATAAATTTTGGTTGGAACGCCGCCATAACTTATAAACCTACTGACGAGCTTAGTCTAGCAGCTACTTACCGCTCAAAAGTAGATCTAAATTTAGAAGGCAACGCAAAGATAACTTCAAAATCAACTCCTGCTATACCGCCGTTTAATGGCTCGTACGATGGACACGTAGATGTCAGCATACCGCTTCCTGCTACTTTGATCTTAGCACTTTCATATAAGATTAAAGATGTGACTTTACTTACTGCTTATGAGAGAACATACTGGTCAAAACTAGAAAGATTTGATTTTAATTACGGTGGAACTACTATCCCAGCTTCAGCCGTATTTGATCGTCCCGTGGAAAAAAACTGGAAAGACTCAAACACCTACAGATTTGGCGTAGTTTGGGATATAAATACCAAATTTAGATTAATGGGCGGTTTTGCTTATGATGAAAGTCCAAGCGATCCAAAATTGATAGGATTTGAGCTTCCTGATACTTCTGCTTATGTGTATTCGCTTGGATTTAATTATAAATTTAATGAAGATATCGAGCTTGCTTTTGGTTACTTATATCAAGATAGAAAAGATAGACATATAGACAAAAGCGATCTAGCAAATTCGTTTAACAATGTCGTTGGAAATATGAAAAACGGCGATGCTCAACTAGTAAATTTAGGCATAAAATATAGGTTTTGA
- a CDS encoding coproporphyrinogen III oxidase family protein: MSFLSFIQNSSVKYAALSMQKSLYNELNIDILTNDFQKIPNPDKKYMLYAHIPFCHTFCPYCSFHKYAYDEEAAKKYFASLRLEMTAMKDAGYDFGSMYVGGGTTLINEDELIKTLEHAKNLFNIKDISAETDPNHIAAENLTRFKGLIDRLSIGVQSFNDDILKKVARYDKFGSSKELQEKLSAAIGILPVTSLDLIFNFPFQTKELLLNDITIAKSLDPEQITFYPLMKSNLTKDKIAASLGVSNNDFEREFYELIRAEFKEYCPNNAWSFSKNSLSLKDEYVSSNHEYVGVGSGAFSFLDGELVINAFNLDDYSERINAKASATIAKCKFKYKERLKYLFLTELFDGKIDVDKFNAACGANLKTALFKEILLLKLTNAIKINGNFIELTEFGRYIFVVLMKEFYIGMDTVRAIFRDEAKLKKSKKLRVMAS; this comes from the coding sequence ATGAGTTTTTTAAGTTTTATTCAAAACTCAAGCGTAAAATACGCTGCTCTTTCCATGCAAAAATCATTATATAATGAGCTTAATATCGACATTTTAACTAACGATTTTCAAAAAATTCCAAATCCGGATAAAAAATATATGCTATACGCGCATATCCCCTTTTGCCATACTTTTTGTCCGTATTGTTCATTTCATAAATACGCTTATGATGAGGAAGCGGCTAAAAAATACTTTGCAAGCTTAAGGCTTGAAATGACTGCGATGAAAGACGCAGGATATGACTTTGGCTCTATGTATGTTGGTGGCGGAACTACTTTGATAAACGAAGACGAGCTTATAAAAACACTTGAGCACGCTAAAAATCTTTTTAATATAAAAGATATCTCTGCAGAAACAGATCCAAATCACATAGCAGCTGAAAATCTCACTCGTTTTAAAGGACTCATTGATAGGCTTAGTATCGGTGTTCAGAGTTTTAACGATGATATCTTAAAAAAGGTTGCAAGATATGATAAATTCGGTTCATCAAAAGAGCTACAAGAAAAACTAAGCGCAGCCATAGGCATACTTCCAGTTACTAGTTTGGATCTTATTTTTAATTTCCCTTTTCAAACCAAGGAGCTTCTTTTAAACGATATTACTATTGCAAAAAGCTTGGATCCTGAGCAGATCACATTTTATCCTTTGATGAAATCAAATTTAACAAAAGATAAGATAGCCGCCAGTCTTGGTGTAAGCAATAACGACTTTGAACGTGAATTTTACGAGCTGATACGTGCTGAGTTTAAAGAGTATTGTCCTAATAACGCTTGGTCTTTTTCAAAAAATAGCCTAAGTCTAAAAGATGAATATGTAAGTAGCAACCACGAATATGTCGGTGTTGGAAGTGGAGCTTTTAGCTTTTTAGATGGCGAGCTAGTTATAAATGCTTTCAACCTTGATGATTATAGTGAGCGTATTAACGCAAAAGCAAGTGCTACGATAGCTAAATGTAAATTTAAATATAAAGAAAGACTAAAATATCTATTTTTAACCGAACTTTTTGACGGAAAGATAGATGTGGATAAATTTAATGCGGCTTGCGGTGCGAATTTAAAAACTGCATTATTTAAAGAAATTCTACTTTTGAAGCTTACAAATGCTATCAAAATAAACGGAAATTTTATAGAATTAACCGAGTTTGGACGTTATATCTTTGTTGTTTTGATGAAAGAGTTTTATATCGGTATGGACACCGTTAGAGCTATTTTTAGAGATGAAGCGAAACTAAAAAAATCTAAAAAATTAAGAGTTATGGCTAGCTGA